Proteins encoded by one window of Lasioglossum baleicum chromosome 4, iyLasBale1, whole genome shotgun sequence:
- the LOC143207950 gene encoding integral membrane protein 2A translates to MTVITKAIGDKRTDKMEQPLFVEDNATEDTKGDPEAQVPKKVVERRYLVTFSGRSIPCINVTATFSLLLVGLLILMTGILGGLCIYKQFAKTQMHRFRTGWYSIPYDSSNRAPCNNSALADSELFRSLARGSDQDAMDAEKNVDSDNRKNNFFKERFELDLENGHYDIDVPDFQGRRQGRFVHDFTYNKTGIVDTVRQCCFVMPLNRQRILPPRNMSDLLKKMYSGYYEVDTRIVKETMKVVLPPITDLSLVGTFIARECRDLPKYMLTKANSSSSNVFKRSISNGIYGLFAGKNIIELNILNIDDIEEYNKTLKN, encoded by the exons ATGACGGTGATCACAAAGGCCATTGGCGACAAGAGGACGGACAAAATGGAACAACCGTTGTTTGTCGAAGATAACGCAACG GAAGATACAAAAGGAGATCCAGAAGCGCAAGTTCCAAAAAAAGTTGTAGAGCGACGTTATCTAGTCACTTTTTCTGGAAGGAGCATACCTTGCATCAATGTTACAGCAACATTTTCGCTACTCCTTGTGGGATTATTGATTCTGATGACTGGTATTTTGGGAGGTCTATGCATATACAAGCAATTTGCTAAAACACAGATGCACAGATTTAGAACAGGATGGTACAGCATTCCCTACGATAGCTCGAACAGAGCACCATGTAACAACAGCGCGTTAGCAGACTCTGAACTGTTTAGAAGCCTAGCTAGGGGTTCAGACCAGGATGCAATGGATGCTGAGAAGAATGTGGATAGCGACAACAGGAAAAACAACTTCTTCAAAGAGCGATTTGAACTTGACTTGGAGAACGGGCATTATGATATCGATGTGCCTGATTTTCAAGGTAGACGTCAAGGCCGGTTCGTCCATGACTTTACGTAT AACAAAACTGGGATCGTTGATACTGTTAGGCAATGTTGCTTCGTAATGCCATTAAATCGACAGAGAATTTTACCACCACGTAATATGTCCGATCTTCTCAAGAAAATGTATAGTG GTTACTATGAAGTAGACACTAGAATCGTTAAAGAAACAATGAAAGTAGTCTTACCACCGATTACTGATTTGTCCCTTGTTGGAACATTCATAGCTCGTGAATGTCGGGATTTACCCAAATACATGTTGACAAAAGCAAATTCGAGTAGCTCAAAtg tTTTCAAGCGTAGCATATCAAACGGTATATACGGATTATTTGCAGGAAAGAATATTATAGAActaaatattttgaacatagacGACATTGAAGAATATAACAAAAccttaaaaaattga
- the LOC143207953 gene encoding U11/U12 small nuclear ribonucleoprotein 25 kDa protein, with amino-acid sequence MQNTVKKAKSENSKERDSLFEKEETVNKNPELDHEELVKLTKEAINNIIESDPLLHGLPTDVTIEELKAQMAVAQGQAITIYLNRGELPKLGIVVPPHNTTVLDLKKAIKRHTTLSLKRESVKRIISWKHVWRKYYLCFENIKLADDKENIKTYGISNKAELHYVKRRREKNKLMRDT; translated from the exons ATGCAGAATACTGTGAAGAAAGCGAAatcagaaaattcaaaagaaCGTGACAGTTTATTTGAAAAGGAAGAAACAGTAAATAAAAATCCAGAACTGGATCATGAAGAATTAGTGAAATTAACTAAAGAagcaattaataatataatcgaAAGTGATCCTCTTCTACATGGTTTACCGACGGACGTGACAATTGAAGAACTTAAAGCGCAAATGGCAGTTGCGCAAGGACAAGCaataactatatatttaaatCGTGGAGAACTGCCAAAACTTGGAATTGTG gTACCACCTCATAACACTACAGTCTTGGATCTTAAAAAAGCTATCAAACGACATACGACATTATCATTGAAAAGAGAGAGCGTGAAAAGAATAATAAGTTGGAAGCATGTATggagaaaatattatttatgctttgAAAATATAAAGTTAGCAGAtgataaagaaaatataaaaacttaTGGAATTTCGAACAAAGCAGAATTACATTATGTGAAGAGGCGTagagaaaaaaataaattgatGAGAGACACTTAA
- the LOC143207951 gene encoding distal membrane arm assembly component 2 → MLCQVQRSACMITEILGNLTFYNKQHVTIRRSFYNSKGAINFLLHNIRKKRMDVSNMVYKEKEEPEITLTLKDMFLSREALEKHHFLALHLRKWWAHVKKDYAKYSSKKRYAEDVLLGADIASTKFVLRSGGIVKLYGQDNWLEKVGKRLPESLPEVYDPDFVVESIDFRGQPIVFENWEYVCNLLQLRWLCVRGCSTIDDWVLDKIAMEFPALEYLDVSNCTNVTERGLEALYKMPNLKKLIVTNFYESAALELTCLMLEDINPYLKCEILKPNVELIDDE, encoded by the coding sequence ATGTTGTGTCAAGTTCAGCGTTCAGCATGTATGATTACAGAAATATTGGGGAAcctaacattttataataaacaACATGTCACCATTAGACGGAGCTTCTACAATTCAAAAGGAGCTATAAATTTTTTGTTACACAATATACGTAAAAAACGTATGGATGTGTCTAATATGGTTTACAAAGAGAAAGAAGAACCTGAAATAACATTAACTCTTAAGGACATGTTCTTGTCACGAGAAGCACTCGAAAAACACCATTTCCTTGCGCTCCATTTGAGGAAGTGGTGGGCGCATGTGAAGAaagattatgcaaaatattcttCAAAAAAGAGATACGCAGAAGATGTGTTACTCGGTGCTGATATAGCAAGTACTAAATTCGTTCTAAGAAGCGGTGGAATAGTGAAGCTCTATGGTCAAGACAATTGGTTGGAGAAAGTTGGAAAAAGGCTTCCTGAGTCGCTCCCTGAAGTTTATGATCCTGATTTTGTTGTGGAGTCGATAGATTTTAGAGGACAACCCATAGTATTTGAAAATTGGGAGTATGTCTGCAATCTTTTGCAACTTCGGTGGCTTTGCGTCAGAGGATGTAGTACTATCGATGATTGGGTGTTAGACAAAATAGCTATGGAATTCCCAGCCTTAGAATACCTTGACGTATCGAATTGCACAAATGTGACAGAAAGGGGATTAGAAGCATTATATAAAATGCcaaatttaaagaaattaatagtaacaaatttttatgaatCTGCAGCGCTTGAGTTGACCTGCCTCATGCTAGAAGATATTAATCCCTATCTGAAATGTGAAATATTAAAGCCGAATGTAGAACTTATAGACGATGAATGA